CGACGAGCTTGGAACACGTCCGATCCGGCTCGCTGAGGACAGGCTCGCCCTACCATCAGGTTCATGGGAAGCTCCCATGGTTTCAGAAGCATGCTCACCGCCCATGAACACGGTAGGGCGAGCCCGTCCCGGCGAGCCGATCGACGAGCTTGGAACACGTCCGATCCGGCTCGCTGGGGACAGGCTCGCCCTACCATCAGGTTCATGGGAAGTTCCCATGGTTTCAGAAGCATGCTCACCGCCCATGAACACGGTAGGGCGAGTCCGTCCCGGCGAGCCGATCGACGAGCTTGGAACACGTCCGATCCGGCTCGCTGAGGACAGGCTCGCCCTACCATCAGGTTCGTGTGAAGCTCCCTGGGTTTCAGAAGCATGCTCACCGCCCATGAACACGGTAGGGCGAGTCCGTCCCGGCGAGCCGATCGACGAGCTTGGAACACGTCCAGACCGGCTCGCTGGGGACATGCTCGCCCTACCATCAGGTTCGTGTGAAGCTCCCTGGGTTTCAGAAGCATGCTCACCGCCCATGAACACGGTAGGGCGAGCCCGTCCCGGCGAGCCGATCGACGAGCTTGGAACACGTCCAGACCGGCTCGCTGAGGACATGCTCGCCCTACCATCAGGTTCGTGTGAAGCTCCCTGGGTTTCAGAAGCATGCTCACCGCCCATGAACACGGTAGGGCGAGTCCGTCCCGGCGAGCCGATCGACGAGCTTGGAACACGTCCAGACCGGCTCGCTGAGGACATGCTCGCCCTACCGTGAGGTTCATTGGACGGAGGAAACCTCGGATAGTCGTGCGCCACTGGTTTCATCCGTGGCCTTGACGTGCTTAAGCACGACGTAAGCCACCAGAGAACTCTCGCCGCTCACGTTCCGGCGCAACGTCACCGCGGCTTCCCGGACTTTTTCGTGCCGAGTCAGCGCGGATTCAATTTCGCCCAGTTCAACGCGGTTCCCGCGAATCTTCACCTGAAGCGGCGTAAACGCCGCGCTCCGTCAAGTGACTGCAAATAACCCGTTCAGAACTTTATCCCGACGGAGGAGCGAATCTGGAGGTCGTTGTTGGAAATGCCGATCGGAGGATCCGTTTCGTAAAGATCGATCAAGGTCAACTTGAGCGCGACATTGTTGCGGACCAGATAACTGAGATTGACCTCGCCGCGCAGACGGTACTCGCCGA
This is a stretch of genomic DNA from Verrucomicrobiota bacterium. It encodes these proteins:
- a CDS encoding amino acid adenylation domain-containing protein, with protein sequence MKIRGNRVELGEIESALTRHEKVREAAVTLRRNVSGESSLVAYVVLKHVKATDETSGARLSEVSSVQ